One window from the genome of Ancylothrix sp. D3o encodes:
- a CDS encoding PriCT-2 domain-containing protein: YSKYTGYTTDTSTTAGYIRYTGLSKMTNLSTTGYTGLSKTTDFSTTGYTDHPQYTGHSPIRSNSIRTARFLLTQIHPKYADDYHWWIKVGMALKFISPSLLDDWDKWSKLSQKYKAGECDYKWHSFNGRGITDRTLYWLAHQSSVGR; the protein is encoded by the coding sequence GTACAGCAAGTACACCGGGTACACCACCGACACCTCGACCACCGCTGGATACATCAGGTACACCGGCCTCTCCAAGATGACCAACCTTTCCACCACCGGATACACCGGCCTCTCCAAGACGACCGACTTTTCCACCACCGGGTACACCGATCATCCCCAGTACACCGGCCACAGCCCAATTCGCAGTAACAGTATAAGAACTGCTAGATTTCTGTTAACACAAATTCATCCAAAATATGCGGATGATTACCATTGGTGGATCAAAGTAGGAATGGCACTCAAATTCATTAGTCCATCCCTGTTAGATGATTGGGATAAGTGGAGCAAACTTTCTCAGAAATATAAGGCCGGTGAATGTGATTATAAATGGCATTCATTTAATGGTCGAGGGATTACAGACCGTACCC